In Glycine max cultivar Williams 82 chromosome 10, Glycine_max_v4.0, whole genome shotgun sequence, the DNA window TTGAGCTAGCCAAGCCGGTTGTGAAGTCACGACTGAAGCGGCTCCTCGAGCGCCAATTCTCTGGCGTTCTCAGAAATTCGGCGCCGGAAAAGATTGCCGGAGGCGATGAACCGCTTAACGGCTCCAATGATTTCGAGCCGAGCTCGGCGTGTTTGGCGAAAATGGTGCAGAGTTTCATCGAGGAGAGTCACGAGAAGCACTCCGCTTCACACCACCGCAACCGATGTAACTGCTTCAACAGGAACTACGACGACAGCTCGGACGAAGACTCGAACTCGTTCGGCGACTCCAATTTCTCCTCCGGCGAGGCCTGCGAAACTCTCAAGGTAAACAATAGTTCAGGCAGGTTGTGTAATTGAAAGCGTTCTCAACAGAGGACGTTTCTGAAATCTGAAACACGTTATTTTCCGTTTTTGACAGGGTTTGGTAGCGTGCGCGAGCGTGCGCGATAGGAGTTTGCTTGCGGACACTGCGAAGATAGTTGAGAAGAATAAGATCTGCAAGCGCAAAGACAGTTTCTGCAGAAAAATTGTCACAGACGGATTGTTAGCCCTCGGatacgatgcttccatttgcaAATCTCGCTGGGAAAAATCTCCTTCATATCCCGCTGGTACTTTAATTTCTCTAATTCACTTTGGATTATAGGTTAATTAATTGTGAGGAAATTTAACCAGCGTagagatttaatttaaattaatgtatatgattttgttcAGGGGGATATGAATACATAGATGTGATGATGGGGAAAGAGCGAGTTGTTATTGACATTGACTTCAGGTCAGAATTCGAGATTGCTCGATCCACCAAAGCGTACAAGACGATTCTCCAGAACCTTCCCTACATATTCGTTGGCACGTGCGAGCGGTTGCAGAGCATCGTGGCGCTCGTGTCGGAGGCAGCGAAGCAGAGTCTGAAGAAGAAGGGAATGCACGTGCCTCCATGGAGGAGAACCGAATACGTGAAAGCGAAGTGGCTCTCCCCTTACACGCGCACTCACGATATCaaagaggagaagaagaaggaagaagaacaaCAACAGCTTTTTAAGGACAATTTAAACACCGCGGAGTCAGAGAGTTCCGGCGAAGATAACACGGCGGTTGTCGAATGGAAGCCACCGGAGTTGAAACCTAAGGGTTCGCTTTCCGGCGTGAAGGTTGTGACTGGTTTGGCAGTGGTTTTTCATGATGACAATAAcccataaaattttgaatttttttcggcttttttttttcaatttcaattgtcTAAAATGAGGATTAAAATCTATATGACTATATAACTGTAACAGTTCTGTGACTTCTATCCccttctgttttttttcttacatatgGGGTGGATTTTTACtgatatcaataaaataaagctGAAATACAGTAGTGATACATTAAGGTGAATTTTTCTATGTTTGGTGTTGTAGCTTATTACTGTTTCTGATGAGTTAGGAGACAAGTTGTTTGATTCTGTTTGTATTGAGGCTTGAATTCTGGTTCGGCTTCTTTCCttcaagatgaaaaaaatgttagttgaTGGAGAAATTTGTTGGTGGCTTGGTGCAGATTTAGGTGCCTTCgtgaagaaataaagaaaaaaaaaaataataattatgtgtAATGTGTTACCATGGTTTACGTTCCTCAAATCCATAGTTCACGCAATGAATTTCTGGATCATTCAGCATTTCAGTTATCTTATCTTAGTTAGGTTTTTCTTTGTTCTCTTGGGTTGTTGCCGTTTGGCAGCCTTgtttagaaagaaattaaaaaattataagtataaagtaatgtttataatattaatcgTCCGTCAATATTTTTGGCCATGTGCatcattaacaaaattaacatgcATGCATGAAATCATTTTAACATCAACAAATGATGCACACAAAATCACTTTTTCATGATAAAACTAAATTGCACTTTACAACCATCCCACCTATTTCAAATTTCGTCATTATAATGTTTAGAAgttattattaatcaatttaagAAGAAATATGGATAGAATAGAAAAGACTCAAAACAGTGACACTCAGAACTCtttattttgtcttttctttttatatgcgaaattattgtaaaatacttttccttttttcagGCCTGGAGTCGTATTCATACTTCAGGATTCTACAGTTTCCACCGTTTAATGCAACTTATTCACTTCGATGTGCTTTTCTTTtcagttcttataatttttaaacagaTGCAGTTTTTTgccttttaaactttttttgatGTTTGTGCGCCTCGTACCAAATCGAGTGGATCCACGTAGTGCTCCAGAATTGAATCGTACtcatcttttcatttatttattatttactttagttattatttattacGTTATTATTTGACTACAGTTCTGTACAATTGCAGACAATTGCAGATAATTAATCTTCTTATAGTAATTAATTCCAGATCGAGcacataaatttttctttttcataaaaagaataaaaaactgcatattcttttttttttttccttcaaagtaATAGGTAGGTGTGCTAGCTCTCTGACTttgacacacacaaaaaaatactattgtATTATTACAATTAAGAATTAACATTTGGTACTAGTATTTGGTAGTTGGTACTAGAACTATCCATCTCTCGCGTTACAAAACTATTTTAATACCAATATCACCAAGTTGGAAAagtgaagttatttttttataaggaaaaatGATACTTTGTATACTACTCCATCGCACATCTATATCTTCAGAGATCAAATAAAAGAGGAGAGAGTGAAATTATAAAACCGGTATTGTAACAAcaaagtcaaaataaaaatagagataaatatgaaatgtaaaaatattttctcgattcttatatataagacttcattatctaatttattaagattaaggaaaattatttatttaaataatagaaataaatttattttaaatttataaatttttgcaaaattatctttattattaatatttttctttcttttaataatttattaatatatttttattttttcttttaatgaaagatatttcttgtctaaaaataattagtattataaatattataaattaaatcttataaaaaaataaatattgttttaaatttaagtgttatatatggagagaaaaaaatcattctcGGAATAAAATTTTAAGCGAGTTCTAAGTACAATTATAGAATTTGGCGACTCTCCCTCTATTATTTTAAGAATCATTAATTACCTTCCGAAAGAAACATCTCACCTACTTTATTTAACGACCcgtatttttttagtattatcgACCCATATAACTAAATATATTCCCAAAGATTcataattatacataaatagtaataattttcttaaattattattattattattatctcaaCAAACATAATCTCATCGAAAATTAATGAAGAGGAAAAAATTTTATTAAGAGGTcctatatcttttttataagtCTTTAGTTATGGgtcaatcttttaaattttcaatgttGAATTTgatctaaaatatataattataagtaTAATCAAACAAACTAATAATATGCATTAAATAAAAGATGTTATAAAAAGAAGAGATGAACATTGAATGAGAAAGGTGTCATAGGAAGTAAAGAATATCATTGAAGGAATTTCCTCTATGGAAGAAAAGAGGAAATATTTGAGAGCATTATACTAACTCAACTCATTGATTTGTGAAAGGGAGACTTATGATATAAGGGTATTTACAAGTTTTCATTCTTATTATAACATACAAGTTTTGTATttataaagtataatttataattatccttaatcttataaatttttattaaatctttATCATCGATGACTTTGGTCTTCAATATCTATCATTGatgattttatctttaattttcattGTTAATAACTTTGATATTCAATCTCTACTATAAATAGTTTTATCTTCAATCTTTACCATGCATAATTTTAGTcttcaatctttattttttaataatcaaaatatccaaAAACTACCATCACAAACATAATTATGTTAACACTTATACTATTGGACGGAATTTATGACAcaatcttaattttattattaactattCTCTTGCATTTATCTTACAAATCTTGTCACAAATatgaaatatcatttttttattagaacaaATATCTAATCCTTGTTCgagaaaaatgtttttcctATACTCGctcaataagaaaaagaaaattctaatattttaaaacataacaaagagataaaaatagagatttatttccataattttctacgtagataaatttaaaaatcaaatccaaCAATTCCTAGTTCctacccaaaagaaaaaaatcgcAACACTACATAACCTACATTGTCATGGGAATTGGGAAATGTTTGGTAGTTTATGCTAGCAACAATTAGACACGCTGTATGTGGTTCTCTTTACAtgattaactaaatttttttgatttttttccgTCTAACTTCTTATTTAATAACTTTATCTTCTAAATTAAAAGTGAGAATTATCAAAacgtataattttaaataaattttaacaaaatataaaaagacagataaaaaagtaaaattttgctAACAATAACAGAACCCATAAGCCTCAAAAACCCCAACTACATATGCCAACACAATCTCTGTCAAATAACAACATCtgtaatgacaaaaaaaaaaaaaaaaaaatagtataatagtgcaaagagaaaagaaatagaggaaaaaaagaaaaaaaaaaccatcaatTGTCAGGAACCTCCGTGAAGCGGCGTCGCCGCGattgttacaaaatttcttCCTCTGAAGGTTGGTGGTGGATTCGGTTGGTGGCGGTTTGGTTGGGTTTGGGTCGCTGTTGGTTGGTTGTGGTGCGTTGAGGTTGGTGACTGTGGTAATGGGGTTGTGACGTCGGCGGCGGCGATCGAGTGGCCTCCCGATGGTTTGTTGCGGTTCAGGAAGCGGCGTTGGTGTTTGGTGGAACGGTGGTTATGGAGGTGAGGTATATATAGCTTTGGGTGGTTTACGGTGAAAGAGAAAGGAGATGGGCGTGCTTTAGGAGGagagaaagtttttttttttctctttactaTCTATCTGCACCCCAACATGACTATCAGCACCCgacttctgttttttttttttttaagaagcacACCCCGTTTAAGAAGGGTTATTTTGACCTTTCAATAAAAGTTTAACAATGTTAGTTAACAGAAACACTTAGGGTGCAAAAGAAATACAAGAAGGGAGCGTAATAAGTACTAAATTCAGGAAAAATAAGTGTATCAATTGAAATCAGCACTATTTTCCCCCCTAAATTTAGGGTACAAATTTAAACTATTGCAATTATTCATAAAACGAAACAAgataagttatttatttatttatatatacataagaagtttgaaaattaattatacacatgtcaaaagaataaaactcgatcgttaatattaaaaatttataaataagaaacTTGATAGTCATTTTTCTCTTGATTAAAATACTATTACTCAACTCTTGAAAACACCGATCACACTTCCAAAAACATACATTATGAATTTCAAGGTGATGATGTATATGTATTTGTCACATTCTCAATGTGAAATctatttatgcttaatttacttttattgtacttttctctaaattattaatgtcttttcattttctatttcttctcaatttttttttcaataatctaaaagaaatatttatatcactataataaatattagcaTTATTATCgaaataataatcaatattttcGTTAATATACGAGTAATTGTGTTAAGTTGAAACTAATAGTTGCTTGTTTATCACATAATTACTAAGTATCTGTTAGTGCTATTATCGTattaaattaatagtatttGTTTGTTCTTGTTGAGAACAACGAGGCTTAGGGTATAAAACAACTTGGGGTATGAAACGTTATAACTTTGCCGTTTCAAGGCTGAAGGTATATGAAACGTTGCTATTTTATATACTAATAATCTCCTAAATCCTACTAACCAAGTTTGTTTATTTGCATAGAGATTTGAGAAGCCGGAGGCTATGAGATGGAAAGACGAGCCAAAAGGAATAACGTGCAATGCAATCAATTGGCACCATCAATTTGGATAAAATCatcatagttatttttttatataaaaaaatagtatcttATACTACTATAATATATACACAACTACAGTATAGtaacatttattttgtattgcaataaaataaaatagttcttcaaattattataatttttttattatatcaaaatcttcaaaattatttgattttatgatgatttttcacataattattagtttgataaaatttaataaatgtaaaaaattactaaatataAAGGTTCTTAAATCTTGATacctaattctaattaatcttatttttcataTGGTAGAAATTTACTTACTTCAAAGGTAAGTATGGTTacacttcattatttttttaagaatattgaGCTTCATTAAtccaatattatttaaaaataatagactaaatcagataaataaaatattacataattttaaaattaactgaTACGTCAtttgtcaaaattattttaacatgtaatattaaaaaatatcaattataaagcttcacatttaaatatttgatttatctaaaatttgatATGTATAATTATTGAGATATTAATGTCTCGCGATAACAGGAAGATTTATTAGATTggtgttttataaaaaaatattaagtaaaataaccataaaaaaCATACATATAAGATAAGGAATATCATACAAGTATCAAGAGAGCAAGTCtttcttatattattaaatcttattataaattaaagcaTATAAATAATGTGCATGattttaacaaacttttaattcTAGTTACTTTTATATGTACATGAGAGGGTCATggcaaatatttaatttatttgaataacaTATATTACATGTTTAACTTCAAATACATCATAGAAACGTGGTTAAATTGAACAAATCTAGATGGTATGCATCATGCATGTATGTATTTTCTTAATGATCATGTGTTGTAAATATGCAAGATGACTTTCCTCAAAGCTGTCAGGTTCTTTCTCTAGCAGTTAAAAGAGATCCAATTTGAACTTGCCGTGTCTAAGGCATTGAGAGTTCCTTCAACTTTTCTAAAGGCCGAAATAATAAGGTGCTTGCCACACAAGTCAATCATTTTTTCAAACTTGTAACTTTAATTCACTTTAGATAGACTATAAAGTGAAAATGCGTTCGTCCCCACTCCACAAATACTATAAATTAAAGTACCAAATGTATAGACTAAAGAGTATATATTGACATTGTTAACATGTCTAAAActcaattttctttataacatTAACGGAGTAAACAAGTAAAGAATCAATTACTTTTGTGACAGAGTCATAGAGACTTCCGGGAAGAATGTTAACATGatataatatatgatttatATAGTGTTAGTTGttgaacattttgatttttcacGGGAATTATGAGGTatatttcacaattttttttattaattatgacactaatctttgatttgatgattaattatacttaaaatttttctttttttcaaataaatatataatgtgaagatgaaacaaaaatattttcccatAAATATAACTTATTGTCAATTAATCTACACTCATTACTGTTGAACATGTTATATCATATATTCTTTCTAATCTCCATTCttatttaaaagactaaaatttaaaatatttttttttgactaAAAATACCACtgatttagaaaaagaaaaaatatattcacaAACACTTGAAAAGAAAGATAACTATTAATcataagaataatttaaaaaaaattataaatttaaaataaatatattgttactaatcagttttttaaattttaatgaattaaataattgagtTTTGTAAATAGGAAAatggactatatatatatatatatattagtaattaaCATTACTTTCCATCTtttatattgtaaaaataaaataattaaaatataattaatagtgAGTGCTTATTTGCGTGTTAACTTGACATTAATAATATCTGAACCTGTGCATACATGCATGATTACACCGTTGAATGGGGAGCAGTGGACCACAGTAGACAAATAGACCTAACCTAATCTAAAGCAGGATGAGATCAGTACTTCACTGCTATGTTAATTTTCTCAAGGAAAAAAGGAGAAGCATTCTTTCCCGTGACTTGACACTTTCAAAGCTCTCTGTAACAAGTGCGTGTAAGCAAGATTGAAATTATAAGTTTGTGTCGGTGCAAAACACACACGAGAGTCGCGTTTTATGGTTCATGATGaccatgttttgtttttgtgattCTTGCATTACACTCTTTTGTTCCTATAAAGCACCTACACAGGATACAGTAGAGAAATGAATATATGGACATCTGTaatatctaaaatataaaacGTAGTATGGGTATCATGTGGGTGTTAAACGAACACTGACACAAACGCATATCAGACATCAAACATAATAAGGGATTGGAGTGTCACAAACGCATATCAGACATCAAACATAATAAGGGATTGGAGTGTCAGTGCTTCATTTGTTCAACCTTTTCAAGTTTTCATTATTAACAATCTAAATTTACTGATAAAAATAAACCTTTCATCTTGctcacattttcatttttttttcctctagtaaaagattaattttgtcACATCCTCAAAGACGAGATAAATCTGGagcaaagagagaaaataaggaaCAAGCTTTGtgataccaaaaaaaatagcgtaaatttatatttaagatatGTGAATAAATCACAtgacattattaatatattaacaaaaaaatgatagatATGTACTTTATTTTACTTAGGAGTACTTGGTGACCACTGGCACTGGgcgttgtaacttgtaagtatGTTCGGATTGAAATATTTATGACTTATAAATATCATTATTGATACCAATTATTCCTGTTTTTATTTTACCATTGGATGTGGTCAAACGTATCTGGCAATTTGCGTACTTAGGTGCAGAACTGTAATACAAATTTTTAGGGTGAAATACAGATTTTAACGGAACTGTACTGATTTTTTCTGAACATAATTTTAACAGctacttttaaattttcaacGAGTTTGGAGGACCACCATCTCCTTCATATCTTCAATGCCATTATGGTGAGGTAGTTCTGTCCTGAATTTGCATTTAAACATGACAGAATAAATTATATACAGCTTTTGTTGAAAAGCTATTAGAAATACATTTGAAAATGAGAGTAAAACACAAAACAATTTTACCATTAATGTATAAACAGTATGCACTTATTAAGGAATAGTCCAGTTTTTATTCAAGTTCAAGTCGTGGACAAGTGCTGGCCCAAGAAAAATAGGAATAAGCCGTTTCTTTGGAGCCCATGAAAAGACGggacaattaaattttttttttctctgcatTTTCGGAAGTGCAGAAAGTAATTCGGGAAGTGCAGAAAACAattgtcttaaaaatattaaccaCACTGCCCGCCCCAAACTGAAATAGTGTATGTGTTTGGGCAATTTAGTGTTTGTTATAATTATAGTTTAGAAAATAAGATCGGTATTGACTTGGTCGAAATATTGGATTAATGAATCACTTATCAAATTAGTGGATTAGTAACTAAATCACacaaatcaatataaataaaataaaataaaattatgtattaaGTGAGTTataagtttaataattaatcattatAATTAGGTGATGAGTTGATCACTAAATAAATGAGTTGTATATTATAGAAATAGAATCCACATCCTACATAATTAGTGAGTTAAAATAAAGTATTCGTAGAAcataattcatataattaagtataattcttatacaatttttagtttttttcggCTCTCAACTTTTAGTTTAAGTTTTTAGTTAACTTAGAATTTTACAGTTAGCTTAGAAGTTAATTTTGCCAAACACACATtcatgtaaaataatataaataacatatttaattatttggtcATAACTCTATATAAACGATTGTgtaatcatattattttatttttaatatttgaatttacttACAATAATTTATCACCTTAAAAACTAGTGcacgaattttaaaataatatatcataaaGGAGTGATGAAGatgtaataattttctttaatattttctgAGTATAGCAATCTAttagcttttgaaaaaaaaatagaacatcctagttgttttatttttttgtgatgtgttgttttcttctttttcacctaaaattataatctagtaaaaaaaagatagagagaGATTTTAAGTAAATCAAGGAAgctaaaaataggaaaaaaaaaagtagcttATTCCCTCTGATggtttttataagaaacaaaggAGTCTATTGTTTTGgtcctaattataagaaatatgaaCTCATTTTAAGATGTATTAATGGTTAAATTCCTTTTATAcccttaaaaattataaaataacatttaaaaataaataactaaagtaaGTTGAATTATTAACTCACCATAAACTAGTACTAGAATAAGTTCCAAAGATTAATAATTGTTATAGTAAAGTACTAGAATATTGTTTGCTTTTTGGGCCGATCTACATTGGTCTCTCTTTCGTGTATGTATTGGGCCTTGGATTTCATTCTCAAGGGTTGGTTTTAGCGCTgacagagaaaaagaaaacgTATTCCAATCTGGAGGACTTGTTCAGATCCCAGTTTTCCCATTTCTGACACATTCTTCCCTTGGTCATGAATAATACCATTGCTTCCACACTCCTCCAACTTCTTCAACTTCAATCCCCTTCCTTTCAATTCCGCACATAGGCACAAACGCAGACACCTTTCTCTCTGCATTATGGAGTCTCCgtttcttcttctgcttcttctcttcctcttcctctctcccactccctcctcctcctcctccattGACAATTTCCACCAAGCGTGAGTGAATTACTaatttctttttcgtttcttAACTTTTCTTCCTATGTTCAACTTGCattcaagtttttatttttattttttttatgtattttcgaGATCTCGTTACCGGTAACCGTTAGAACCTCCCAAACTTTGTTTTTCGTTGACATTTTTAGATCCTCGCTGTGCTTTCGTtgttttcctcattcattacgCGCCATGAATTTCAATCAGTTCTATCAATGCTAACATGGTTTCACACACACGGAAAGAGGTCATAGGATGAGTTTTTGTCAGTAACATGGGAGATATGTTGTTAATTGTACTTTGTCTTGTacgcttttttgtttttttttatcggcaaatgttagttgttagtttgttagtttttgttagggAGAGGAATTTGAATGCACGGCCTCAATAGTTCAAAATATGAATAGAGGAAAAAGAGATACACTATAGACTTATGGCCACGGCGAGAGAGTATTTTCAGATTAATACTTGACAATGTTGTGTTGATATGTGTAGATTCAGTGCGGTATTCTCTTTATGTTAGAATGGTGCCAATGATAACATTGTACTGTGTctatatttctatttctatttgttTGAAGGTAGGTGTATTTTGAGTCTGGGACTATGTTTGTTGTTATTGGTGTGAATAGTGAGCAAGTTTTCTTTATTGCTTCTATTATATACTGCATATTCTGTTCATAGGCATGGTTTTAGTGATCTCTTCTAGGGCTTTGTATGCTGGAGTTTCTTTAGTTTTCTGTGAAGTGCTTTTTACTTCAAGTTGGGGCGAGCTTCGCTTATTCCTGCCCAATTTCTGTATTTACAGCTTTCCCATCGTGGAACCTGATCCTGGTCACACGAAACTTCGTCTTTCACGAGAAGGTTTGGAGGCTATTGAGAAAATTACCAACCCAATTGCAGCAGTGGCAGTATGTTTGACTTAAACTTCAAAGCTTGCTTTATCTGTGTTTTTGGATTCCACCTGAtgtttttaatatgaaatttcatgAAATATGGGATGGACTGATTGATTCATGATGGAGGGATTAGCTAATGCTATTATGTTGATTAACATTATCCATGTTAGCAATTTCTCTTTCTCCGTGTTTGTCACTGAATGCTGATTGCTTTGTGAACACTtgctttaatttgtttgttcTAACACAATAACACTGGATAGGCAGAAGCAGGCTAGTGGTTGGTTCAACTTCAAACATGAATGTAAAGTTCAAGGCATTTGACCTCTTGCACTTGAGACAAAGTGTGGccatataaacatattcaaacGAATTGGCCTTTTATGGATTATTACAATGCAAGTGTTTTCCGAACTGCAGAACTTTTGATATTTCATAGTTTAAGAGGATCATTTTCTTCCCCAAATGATGAGAGAAAAAACTTCATAAGAGAGATTAAAATTTATGGTAGTTTAAAAAAACTACACAAGTTGACGATCCAATCTCTCCCCATCTCCACATAGTGTGAATCTTGGTATTTGTTCTCTCAAATGGTTTCAGTTTTTCACTTCCTCGTCAAATCAGGATCATCAGGTCATATTATGAGAGAAAAAGgacacaaaaacaattatactaagacccACAGTCATTTTATGTAGGGGTCCATTAATTTTGCTTTTGTGGTTTCTCTTTCTTATAACAGAGTACATTACATGACCCTTCCATCTTAGTAATTAATACGAGAGAGTCCTGATCGTTTCTCTTTCCAAGAGTGTCTAAATAGTTTACAAGTTAGATAAGTGTAAATCTATTAGTTCAGGACTGAAGCCTTATTTTGTGAAGATAAGttcatcttcttttcttttgtaattgatgattttcttaatattattgGTAACCCCGCTGTCATATTAATTTGATTGGTGATTCACATTGATGTAAACTTGTGCAGTATTGAAGAAATGTTGTTAATTCACTGTTTACCTGTTTATGGGCTCAGCTTTTATCATTTTATGGTTGTTTTTATCAGGTGATTGGACCGTATCGTTCTGGAAAATCTTTTTTGCTTAAtcaacttctctctctttcttgttACGAAGGTGTATCTTTTATAGCTACTAGATTTTACCCTTATTACCCAAATTTTAGGATTGTTTTGGTGTAAATGTTTGGTTGAAAGgtttaatgagattttttttttgttagggtTTGGTGTTGGGCACATGCGTGACACAAAGACAAAAGGTAGATAGAAATTACTATCTTTCTCATGGATATGCTTATTTGGATATAATATTttacaacatattttttaatcttttggtTCACATCTCCAGGAATATGGGTTTGGGGAACACCTATAGATTTGGATATTAATGGAGTAAGAACTTCTGTCTTTTACCTTGATACAGAAGGATTTGAAAGTGTTGGGAAGTCCAATGTATATGATGATCGGTAATTGCTTTCAGATCATGCATTCTGTGTTCTGTGTTGAATCATATATGATTGTTTAGTTGGCTTTTTCTTGTGTTTGCTTTTGCAGGATATTTGCTTTGGCAACTGTCTTGAGTTCCGTGCTCATATATAATTTGCCCGAGACGGTTAGTTATTGTTGTCACCTCCCAATTTCTGGTTTATTCTGTTGTTTATCTTTTTGTAACGTTAAATGGACAAAAGAATTGGTATTAGGGATGATTTTAAAGCAAGGGTACTGAGTATGGATTGGAGAAAGGATTTGGTAATCCATGAAGTTAAAGCTTGTTCagtcattaaaataatttgtgaaaaaataaaatagtggaCAAAGCTTACCTCATGATTTGATGACTAATTCTAATACTATAAATAGTCCTATGATGTGCAACATTGGTTGTTGTTAGGGCTGTACTCTATTTAGACTTGCTATATTTGCTAGGATTTCTAGACAACCGAGACAAACTAATGTTAGAAACTTGACCCAATGCCCAAATATCAGCAGTTGTTTTTAATATACTCAGTTGACGACTGTATtgatagtta includes these proteins:
- the LOC100782749 gene encoding uncharacterized protein; its protein translation is MHFPMKIQPIDSQVPSEGTRLELAKPVVKSRLKRLLERQFSGVLRNSAPEKIAGGDEPLNGSNDFEPSSACLAKMVQSFIEESHEKHSASHHRNRCNCFNRNYDDSSDEDSNSFGDSNFSSGEACETLKGLVACASVRDRSLLADTAKIVEKNKICKRKDSFCRKIVTDGLLALGYDASICKSRWEKSPSYPAGGYEYIDVMMGKERVVIDIDFRSEFEIARSTKAYKTILQNLPYIFVGTCERLQSIVALVSEAAKQSLKKKGMHVPPWRRTEYVKAKWLSPYTRTHDIKEEKKKEEEQQQLFKDNLNTAESESSGEDNTAVVEWKPPELKPKGSLSGVKVVTGLAVVFHDDNNP